CCCGCTCTACGAGTTAGTGCAGAGGAAGTAAAGCCATACGATATAGAAAGCCTTGAAGGCACAAAAGACTATAAAGACAAGAAAAACAATATAGACTTTAACGACCTAGATAGCCATTGGTCAAAGGATTCTATATTTCATATGGCGGGGCTAGATGTGTATAGAGGAAGTGGAAACAAAAAATTTGGACCAGAAGAAAAACTTACTAGAGACGAGGCTCTAGCTGGTCTTATAAAAGCTATGGGAAGGCAAGATGAGGCCATAGCTCTTCAAAAACCAGGAGAGACATATTGGGGGCAGGGCTATGTTGACCTTGCAAAACAGCTTGGTATAGTAACTGCCGAAGAGACTCAGACCATAGAGCAGATTCCAGATAACATAGCAGATCAAATAGACGAGAGAGTAGCTGAGAATATGATAAACTACGAAAAAGACCTCGACTACACAGATGCAGAACTTACAGATATAGAAAACAATATGAAAAATGATTATACAAGAGATTATACTTGGGAAAAATCAGTTGATAGAGAACAGGTAGCGGCTTGGGTTGCTAGAGCTAAGGAAATCGAGCCAAAGCCATGGTCAGAAATAGAAAAGATATACAACTTAAAAGACTGGGAAAATATAGATAGAAATCACTTGCCATTTGTAGAACAAATACTAGATCAAGGCATATTTACAGCAGATGCAAAGGGTTACTTTAAACCAGATGATACAATGACAAAAGCAGAACTTGCAACAGTTTTAAAGAGAATTGATGGAGAGTGGCTTGAAAAAAGAGGATATACAGAAGGCTATGCCCAGATTCAGAGTATAGGAAGTCAAATATCATATGAAGGACCAGAAAAAATAACAGAGAAAATTTACAATATAGACACTCTAGATGACAAGAGCTACAAAAGACTTAAATCCAAAAAATCGCCTAGTGGAAAATACGACACAGGATTTATAGTGTATAAGGATGGTAAATTAGGATTTGAGGACAGACTAGAGACAAGTGACTATATAAAGTACTATTTAAAGAACGGTAAAGTAGAATTTGTAGAAGTAGAAACAAGACCGTCTACTCATATAAGAGGTATAATAAAGTCGATAGATGACAAAATATACACCATAGAAAACTTAGATACAAAAGCAGTCGAAGCATTTCAATTAGACCCGAGGGCAAATTTATTTGTAAATGATTTAAAAGCATTTCCAAATGATTTCATACCTGGGTTAGAAGTAAAAGCCGAGATAAAAGGCGGCAAGATAGTCATGTTAAATGGAGTCGCTAATAAAGGTGAAGCTGGGAAGATAGAAAAGAAAACTAGATATATAAAGGGAAAGGTAATATTTACAGATCCTAAAAAACGAACACTTACACTAGATAGCGATGAACTAAATGGTACAGAAGTTACATTAGACGCATATACACCTATAATAAAGGATGAAAAAGCTATTCCACTAGATCAAGTAAAGCCAGGAGATTTTGTGAGACTTGAATTAGACGAGTACGACAATGACAAACCTAGCAAAGTATATGTTGGTTATGAGGATAAACAAGTCGAAAACTTCATAAAAGGTACATTGGGACCATTTACGCTAAAGGGAGATAAAGTAGTTGTTGAAGATCCACTATACTACGATGGAGTTACATGGTCGGGTAGTGATGAACAGAAACAATACCCACTTTCAAGTGAAGTGAAAACCTACTTCAAAGGCTATGAAATTCCACCTGAGAAAATGTCAGATTATCAAGGCAAGGAAGTCTATATAGTAACTGAAAAACATTTTGGAGATGAGGTTGCAAACCACGTATTCATAAAAGAAGGCTATGAACGAACATATGACGATAAAATACAAGATATAGCGTATGGAGCACAACGACTTAAAATAGCATACACAGATGTCTTATACAACGAAGGGACAGTGATACTAAAAGATGGTAGGAGAATAGACCCTTACAATCTTGAAAAAGGTGATAGCATAAAAGTATATACTGACGAAAAAGGAAGTGCTGCATTTATTACAGTTCACAATCCACCTACATCAGAAGGATATAGACTTGTAAAAGACAAGATTGACAAACAGACAAAATACAGTTTTGATTTTGTAAATTACGATGAAATAGAAAATCAAAAGTGGAAAGACATAAACGATACTAGAGACACATTCCAATTGAGTGATGAAACTAGAGTATATGATCTAAGAAAAGATACAGATGATGCAAAGCGAGCTATAAGCGTTGATGACTTCACAAAATATAGAAATGAAGTCATAACTAGCGACAAAAGTTTTGTAGACAAACAAGCGTATGCTGTTCTAAAAGGAGATATGGCTATAGCGGTAAGTATAACCGATCCAGACGCAGCATCCCAGATCATAACTATAGCAGAAATAGAGAGCAAGGATGACAAGACAAAAACATTTAGTCTGAAAAATGCCAAAGATTGGAGTGAATTCACTGGTACGTGGATGGACAACAACACAGGGCTTATGGTAAATGGAGCGACAATGCTTGTTGTCAAAGGCGATAGAGCAGTAGACTTTGACAAGGTGCAGACAGGCGATCAAGTTTATCTTATGAGATGGAATGACTATGGATTTGTAATGCTGATACCATAAACTCAATAAGTTACCTTATAATGGTGCCAGGCACCGTCTTAAGGTAACTTATTGAAAAATAAGAAGCGAGGTGAGTAGTGGTGAAAGTTAATAAGATTATGATTTGTATTTGTATAGTGGTGTGCATGATGATTTCACCGATTGGAGTGTTTGCTTCTACGAATAATGCTGGATTTGAGGGTGGTATTAGCAAAAATGATAGTGGAGTTAAAGACGAGTACGATTATAAAGAAGTGATTTTTGTTACTGGAAAGCCAGTAGTTTTATATGGCAAGGTACAGATGAATGAAGACCAAACTAGTCTTACATTCAAAGATCTTAAAAGTGCAGATGGAACTATAAAAGCGAGTAAAAAAATAGGACTTACTAGAGTCAAGAATACTGATACTCCGCTTCAAACAATAGAAACTATTGATTTAGCAAGTTTCAGTGAGACTATAACTGTTACGGATGACAATGGACAGACAACGTATACACTTTCAGATTATCAATTTCACAGTTCAGTAGTTAAAGACAATCAACCAGTTATACAATTTTATCAAGGTATGTGGAATAGATGCCAGAAAAAATATATAATAAATGGAAATGTTGCAGATACGGTTACAGTCGATATAGATGGAAGTCTATACGGATATGATACTTATTGGTCTAGTACCGAGACTCAAACAATAAAGCAAACTCTACATTATGATCAAAAGAGCGGGGAAACTCCTACAGAGTGGTATGGATATGGAAATATTGAATTGTCATTTAACAAAAACAACAAACTTTCTTACTTTGAAAATGCAGTTCATCTCAGTTCTTTTGCAGGAGCATATGGACTTTTGAAAGAAGAAGAATCGGTTATGACTTATAGCTACAATGGTGGAGAACCACAGAGTGAGAGACTTGTAAATCATCCACCACAAGAGATGTTGTATTTGCCGAAATATGAAGACTTAAGAGGTCATTGGGCAGAAGAGTCTATAAAAAAACTCGCAAGTCTTAAAATCATAGAGGAAGATGGTTCTATATTTGGCCCGGATCTACCAGAGACGAGAGCTGATTTTGCAAGGCATATGGCCATAGCACTTAGATTAGATTTAGAAAAATCTGATGAAATAAGGAGAAGTTACGTCAAAGATGAGATTAAAAAGCCATTTTTCATAGACGTAGCAGAAGATGACAAAGATTACCCTTATATAAAAGCTATGAATGATAACAACGTGATGCATGGAAAGACAGATGATATGTTTTTTCCAAATCAAACTATAACGAGAGAAGAGGCTTTTACCATAGTTATACGAGCATTAGGGCTTGAAAGATTAGCACCTACTCACAATTTCAATACTAGGTTTAAAGATGATGCTAAAATATCTAAATGGGCAAAGAAAGCAGTTTATGTGATGGATTACTTGGGAATAGCTCAGGGGTATGAAGGATATATAAATCCAAAAGAAGTTATGACTAAAGCAGAAACGGCAGCCATGATAGATAAGCTCATAGAGTACATGCAAAAGGATTTAAAAGAAGATTATCGTGAAGGCGTGTTAGAGTACTAGAGCAAAAAATGAAAAAATCAAGTGAACGATAAGATGTGAAAAAGCTGAAAAGCAAAATTAAGCAGAGTAATAATTAAATGAGAGATACAAATGCTCATTTTACTGCTTAATTTTGCTTTTATTTTTATGTAGAAAAATGTTTAGATAGATGTTATTCAACTGCATTTAGAACAAGGCTACAGACGGCGGAAAATTATATCCACACAAAAGTCACATTGCCTCCATCTCATATTGAAACTCAGACTATAAAATGAGCATATAGAAAAAAAGGTAGAATGAAATGGAGGAAGAAATATGCTTGAGATAAAAAATGTAAGTAAAGTGTACAACCCTGAGAAATCGAAAGCGGTTCATGCGCTAAAAAGCATAAACTTAAAGCTCAGAGCTGGAGAACTGGTTGGCATACTTGGTAAATCTGGTTCGGGCAAATCAACGCTTTTGAACATAATAGCAGGATTGGATAAACCTAGCGAAGGAGAAGTAAAAATAGATGATATCAATCTAGAATCATGTACAGATAGAGAGATGGCGGATACAAGAAAAGATAAAATTGGATTTATATTTCAAGACTTTCAGCTGATGGATCATCTCACAGTAACGGAGAATGTGGAATTGGGACTTGCCATGGAAGATATAGACAGAAGAGAAAAGAGAAGACGATGTGAGCTGGTACTGACAAAAGTCGGTCTTAAAGAACATTTAGAGCACAAGCCAAGTGAATTATCAGGAGGTCAAAAACAGAGAGTCGCGGTTGCAAGAGCATTGGTGAAACAGCCAGATATAATAGTAGCCGATGAACCTACAGGAGCACTTGATACCAAAACAACAGATGAGATAGTAAATTTACTAAAAGAAATAGCTGGTGCAGGTAAGCTAGTAATAGTAGTAACACATGATGAAGATTTTAAAAAGCATGCAACTAGAGTAGTTGAATTAAAAGATGGAGCAGTAATAGAAGATTCTGTAAGAAAAAGCACCACATTTGACATTCAAAATTCAAATGAAGATAGAACAGAGCAAGGTAAACAAAAAACACCACGTACATTTGACATAAACGCAGCTTTCAAATTGTCATTCAAACGATTGCTGGAGAAAAAATGGAGGTATTTTTTAGTATCAATTAGTATGATAATAGGAATTTGCAGTCTTTCACTAGCATTTGGAATAAGTAGTGGGATCAAAAGCTATACAGAATATGCTAAAGAGAGAGTAATTGATAGCAAAAAACTTACATTTACTCAAGAAGGTCAAATGAAATCAAAAGACTATTTTGCTATCAGAGAAAATAAAAAAGTGAATTTGATACAAGATGAATATACTTTAGATTCAAAGATAGTGACATCTAGAGGACAAGTAGATTACAAAACAAAATCGATAATACAAGATGAATACAAAGGGGAATATACTACCCCAGAAATAGTACATGGGAATTTGCCAAAAGATGGAGAAAATGAAATAGCATTCTCCGAAGACTTGGCAAAAAAGATAGCGGGAGAAAAATCAATAGACGGTCTAATCGGACAGGAGATAGTTACGAAATTCTTAGCGAAAGATCCTTTGAAAAACTATCCATCTAGATGGGATGAGCAAAAACTCAAGATAGTTGGAATAACAAAGAAAAGTTTAGTAGGAGACGATTACGCATACACATCGTATGAAAAGCAAAAAGAAATAGTCAGAAGATCTAGATTCATATCTAAAGGAGAAGATATACCGACAAATAGCTATAGTGTATACCTCAAAGACTCTAAATTTATAGGAGATATAGATTCGAAGTTTGGCTCTAAGTACATCATAGTAAAACCGTCAGATTTACTAAAAGATTTAACTCAGATGTTTAAAAATTACAATATATTAGTACTATCTGGAGCTGCCCTTATATTATTTATATCTGCTCTTATGATAGGAATCATACTATTTATATCGGTACTTGAGAGGCAGCGGGAAATAGGACTATTCATAGCCATAGGTGGAACGCGAGCAGACATCAAAAAAATATTCATAACAGAAGGGATATTACTCGGTGGTTTTGCATCAGGCGCAGGAGTACTGATATCAATACTAGGATTAGCAATAATAAACCCTATTACTATGAAATCAATGGGATATGGACTTTACATGCCTACAGCTACAACACTCTTAGGAGCACTTATATTTGGAGTAACTATAAGTCTTATATCAAGCTTGATGCCAGCGAATAGCGCATCTAAATTATTGCCTATAGATTTACTTAGAAGAAATTAGAATCAAAAAAGCACACTACCGAAAATGTTACTGACGAGAATTTTACTGACAAGAATCTTGCTATCGAGAAAGTCGCTATCGAGAAACTTACTAATTAAAATATTACTAACGAGAAGTTAATAACTAAAATATAACTTATCAATTTACAACTTGAATATATTATGCGAGGAGAGAATTAAATGAGAAAATTAGCCATATTATTAGCCATGGGAATTATGATTACAAGCATGACGGCTTGCACAGGAACAAAAAATGTAAAAAATGAATCAAGCAAAGTAGAGATACAATCCGAAGAAAAAGAGAAAATAGCTGAAAATAGTAGCGTAGAAACTACTAATGTAGACAAAAATGTAGAGGAAATCTCATCAAATGAAGAAAATTTAGATGAATTAGAAGGATATGACTATGAAGCTATGGAAGAAAATAGAATAAAGTATATAAAAGAAAACTTCAAATCTATAGCAGAGGGGTCTAAAAAGGTACTTATAGACAATAGCAAAAAGATAGATGAAGAGTTTGACTTGAAAGATGTGCAGCTACTTTTAGTAAGTAACCTTACGGGGCAAGCGTATCTTATAAATAGTCAGAATGAAAAATATGGCAGCAAGGATGAATTAGTGGAGTACTCGTCAGATACATTTAAAGAGTCACTTTTGACAAATTCATTTGGTATAATACAATTTAATGATAGAGAAACATATATACTAAATATAGATTTGTTTTCATATGGAGCAAATCTAGAGAGTGGCAAGAGATTTGCCCAAGATATGGTAAAAGTAATAGTTCACGAAGGAACTCATATGCTATTGCAATCAAAGCTAGAGGAATCAGAAACATTAGTTACTGGAGAATCATTAGCTGGAGATAGGGCTGTAAAACATGAAATAGATAGCAAATCGAGGGAGTACAGAGCTCAGCAAGCATATGCCTATAAAAATGCAATATTAGCAGAAGATAGCGAAGTGCGAGTAGAATGGATAAAAAAAGGAAATTACTTCTACAAGAAATTTTTAGAGGAAAATCCTCAAAATGGTCCAGATTCAGAGTTAGACAAGATAGAAGGTCAGGCGACATATTACGAATACAAAACTCTAGCTGTATTAAATGACAAAGCTGATGATCAGAAAACACTTGAAAAATCAGCTAGAAAATACTATGTAGATCAATATAAAGAGATACAAGATGAGTATCTAATGAACCAGACAAAGGGTAGAGAAATATATACTATAGGTTCTCTAGGATATGCAAATATATATGCATTGGGGATACAAAGTGAATTTGGTTACCAGAATCCGAGCCGTTTTTTACTAAAAAAATACGGTGTAATTGAAAATAAGGGTAACAAAAATATAGAAGAGGGAATTTTAAAATTTTGTAAGGAAATGAATGATGGTGCTAATGGTATCAAAGATAGAGTTGATACATTCACAAGTCAACTAGAAAGCGATGAATACCAAACTATAAAAATACCTAGGTATTCTAAATACGAACAAAATCAAAGTATGTCATTTGGAAACCAGCTCATAGCGTATAACTATTTAGATGAAGAAATGACATTACAATCTAGAATGGATGAAACCAAACTTGGAAATGCTAGGATATTGATGAAATCACAGGAAGTATTATCTAGTTGGGGAAGTGACGAAACAATGGTAGAAGTTCTTTACACTAACATAAAAAAAGATGATTTAGAAATTAAAAATGGAAAAGTATCGGTTCAATTGCCTCAAATTAAGTTTTTTGATTGCCCATATCATATGGAAGGTGATTTGATGGTTCTTGATGAATAAGAGAGGAAGATTAGATGGCGAAAGTATTGATGGTAGAAGATGATCCTCAAATAGGAAATTTGATGAAAGCATATTTTGAGAAATCATTTCATGAAGTAGCACTTGAAAAAGACGGTGTCGAAGGCTATATGAAATTTAAATCGGAACAATTTGACCTAGTACTCTTAGATATAATGCTTCCGGGAATAGATGGATTTGAGATTGCACAGAGAATTAGAAAAGAATCAGATGTTCCCATAATTATGGTTACGGCGAGAAGTGATGATGAAGATCAGATAAAAGGATATCATCTCAAAATAGATGACTATATAACAAAACCCTTCAATCCAGAAATATTGATGCTAAAAGCAAATCATTTATTGGAACGACTTAAATATTCCAAGGACAAAGAAACTGAAATTCAAAGCTTTGAAATTAAAGGACTTAGAATCGACTATCTGAAGCGAAAAGTATACATTGATGGAGACGAAATCAAACTAGAGCCAAAGCAATATCAGATACTAAAATATCTAATAGACAATAAAACACAAGTCATTACTAGAGATGAACTTTTGGATAAAATTTGGGGATACGACTACTTTGGAAGTTCTAGGGTAGTTGATTCTCAGATAAAGAAACTTAGAAGCAGTATGAAACACAAATCATACATGATAAAAACAGTGATATCAGTTGGCTACACATTTGAGGAGGAATAGCAATGAATTGGAAACTAGGACGACTTGGAAGCAAACTGATAGCTATAAATGTAATTCTCATAGGAATACTTTTTGTAAGTCAATATTTGTTTCAAAATGTATTTTTAGAAAAAAATTATGCAAGCTACAAAAAAGATAAACTATTATCTAGTATTGAACAATATTCGAGCATCAGAGATGATTCCAAAATGCTAAAAGCATTTAAAGAAAATTTACTCGAAAGGCAAAATCTAACTATATTTGAGATGGATTCAAAATTTGATACTATATTGGGGCAGGCTTCGGAGATGAACTATATAGATATAAAAAAAGAAGATGGAGAAATAGTGCGAGTAGAAACACTATTTGGAAGAGAATTTTTTGACAGTTTAGAAGAAGGTATGAATATAGAGGCTAATGCCATTGAAGTGGAGAAAAACAAGAAATTACTGGCAGTGAATTTAAAATTAGACGACGAAGTAAAATCGGCTTTTTATACAGAGGAAACGTTCTATGTCGAATTTAGTGGAGAGGATGATTGGATAAAATCAATTCAAGAAAATGATCTGAAAAATAGAGAAATGCCAGTGGTAAACATAGAAGCAACGGTGATAAAAGGTAGCGTGGTTGCATTTAAAAATACAGAAGGTAATTTGACTAGACACAATCAAATAATACAATACTACACAAAAACAAAAAATCTAAAAGGTGTAACTCAGAAACTAGATAAGATAAAATATGCGGGAAGCGAATACCTTATAGGAATAAAAGCGTCTGATTTTGGATATATAACTGCAATTACAACCGTAAAACCGTCTAGAGATATAGTGGATATGTTTAATGACTTCAATAAGTACTTAATAATTGTAGGTGTGACTTCGATATTGGGTCTTATAATACTATATAAAAAAATCATAACAAATCCACTTTCCAAAATAAATGAAGTATCTCAAGATATAGCCGTGCAGAACTTTGAAAATCATCTGAATATAAAAACAGGAGATGAACTAGAGACTATATCAAATACCATAAATGAAATGAGTGATAATCTAAATGAAAACATAGAAAATTTGAAAAATGCCAAAATGCAAATTCAAAAAGACTATGAAAAAAGAATAGAAATAGAAGAAAATCAGAAATTTTTGCTAATGAATATATCTCACGATTTAAAGACGCCGCTGACTATAGTTAAAGGGAATCTCAAGGCAATAAAAGATGGAATTTACGATATGAGCTATATCGAACCGACAATAGACGGAGTTGACGAAATAACAAATACTCTAAATGAAATGCTAGAACTCACTAAAATTCAGAGTGTAGGATTAAACTTGAGATTGGAATTGAGTGATTTAGGAAGACTTATATACAAGGTATATGACGAAATGAGAGGTTTAGCAAATGAAAAAAATATAAGAGTAGAATTTGATATAGAAGAAACATTTATAATGATGGACGAAAGAGAAATGAAAAAAGTAATTCAAAATCTAATTTCAAATGCCATAAAGTACTCACCTCACAATGAGTCTATATTTATAAAAACGAATAAAATCAAAGATAGCTTTAAATTTACGATAGAAAATACAGGAGTAACTATAGAAGAAAAAGCCATAGACAATATTTTTGATCCATTTTACAGAGGAGATTTCTCTAGAGATTCGAAAACAAAAGGAAATGGTTTGGGATTATCCATAGTAAAAGCAGTATTAGATGCGCATGGATATGAGTGTAGCATATACAATAGAGAGAAAAGTGTTGTTGTTGAAGTGGAAGATTAGTTAACAATAGAGGATTTGAATAGGTTTAGGTGAGATTAGTTAGGAGTAAAGCGCTGTAGTTCTTATGGACTACAGCGTTTTGTATATAATGTTTTTTAAAATCTTTTTAAAATGGGTACCTAAATAAAATGTAAATGCCGTATACTATATCGAAAGCAAAGATAGTCGACAATTTTGCTTTTAAATAGCTTTACCTAGTATTTACCTAGTATTTGAATAGCATTTATAAGCTTTATCCTAGTATTTACCTAGTTTTACCTAGTTTTGTCTAGTGAAAACACAATTGGGAAGGTAGTATTAAAAGTGCTTACTGTACTAGGGATTAAAAACTTTCTAGAAAGATCATGTAGTATTTGAGAATGGAGAATTAACATATGGGTTTAAAAATCAAATTATTTCAAAAAATGAATATGGAAGAAAAACTTAAAATAGTCAAACACGATTTAGATTTGAGAAATAAATTCATCGAATCGTATTTTCCGTGGATAATAAAAACTATAACTAGAATTACAGGTAAGTACGTGGAGGTAGAAAATGATGTGTATTTATCTATAGCTTTAGAAGGATTTAATTATGCCATAGATTCGTATGATGCTGATAAAGGCAAGTTTCTTTCGTATGCTGGAATTATAATCAAAAACAGAATTGTAGATGGAATTCGAATTGAAAAGAGAATGTCCAATAGATTTGATTCACTAGATAAGAAAATAGAAAATAATATTCACATCCAAGAACTTGTAGATGGATCTGCTGATTCTATAGACCAGCAAATGATAAAATACGAAGAAATAAAATTATTTAAGATGAAATTAGCAGAAAATAAAATCACAATAGAGCAGCTTGCAGAAAGTTCCCCAAAACACAGAGATACTAGGCAAAATTGCTACAAAGTTGCAGACACTCTCCAAAATGATACAACTTGTAGAACTGCACTCTGGGAAAAAGCCCAATTTCTAAGGAAGCGGTTGTCAAAAATAGCTGAAGTATCTGAAAAAATGCTCAAAACAAATCGTAGATTCATAATTGCTACAGCTATCATATGGATAGGAAAACTCCATTTTCTAGGAGGTTTTATAGAGTTAAATGGAGGTGAAATGGATGCGTAGAGGAGTCGTATTAGAGCTAAAAGATCAATATGTAATTGTGTTAGCAGAAGGCAATAAATATATTAAAATCAAAAAGAAGTTAGGTATGAAAGAAGGACAAGTAATATACTTTTTTGATGATGATTTAGTTGAAGAACATTTTTCGAATGTGAAAAAATACATTGCCATGGTCGCAGTTCTTGCAATACTACTAGTCGGAATAAGGCATTCAGCGTTTGACATATTTAAAATAGGAAATGATTTAATTTTACCGAAGGATGTATATGCAGTAGTTAGTATAGACATAAACCCAAGTATAGAACTAGAGCTCAGTGAAAATTTAAGTGTCAAGAATGCGTATTATAAAAATGAAGAGGCAAAAAATTTATTTTCAAATGATTCTCTCGAAAATAAATACTATACTTTAGCAATAAAAGACATAATAACATTAGCTCGTGAAGATGGCTATCTTTCAAAAGATGGAGCAATAATGGTTTCAGCAACAATAAATGATGAGAAATTGGACGCAAACTCTGAATTATATAACGATATAAAGCGACAAATAGAATCAATAATGACTCAAGAAGATGATGTTTCGCTAGTTATGGTTGAAGGAAACCTACAAGATTTAAAATTTGCTAGAGAAGAAAAAACTTCATTGGGTAAAGCCACCATCATACACAGTATGAGTGACTTAACTGCAGAAGATAAAGAAGAGATAAAAAGAGAGAAAGTAAAAACTCTTATATTGGATGGAAAAATCAATGATTCAAACAGTGAATTAGAATATCCTTCAAAAAATAGAGGAGATGCTTTAGAACTTGAGATTCCAACTGAGGATCAATTTATTACAATAATTGGAAATGAATATATTGATATAGAAAAACTTATTGGAATGGGATTTGATTTGGATTTAAACATTGAAGAGGGTCAGGGAAAGGTACAGAGAGGTGAAAAAGAGATAACTTTAGAATCAAAATATCTTTTTGCTGGCATGGAAGGTAGAAGATATATTTTGCTTAAAAATGTATTTGATGGATTTTCTATTGAATACAACTACGAAGGTTGTGATCTTAGGATAAAAGATGGAGGGAAAGAGTTTTATCTATATTATGGGAATCCAGGCAATAAACAAAGATTGGAAAAGAAAATAAAAAGATGGATATATCCTATGAAATTGAATTCATCGAGAACAGAGCAAATAGAGACGAGCATATCAGATTTGATAGTCATCGATGGTTCGGAATGGCTTAGAAAAGAATTTTTAGAAGAAAAAGGATTTTCATTTGAAAAAAACGGATCGAATTCTTTGAAAGTATTTTATCTAGGAGAAGAAAGAGATGTAGAGGTTTTGTTCGAACAACGAGTGAATGATAAAATTTATTATCCAGCAAAAGAGATACTAGAACTATATGGATTAAAATTCAGATATAAAGATGCTAATCCAAGTATATTTGAAATTGAGATTGATGGACAAATATATGATCTGAAATACGAAAAAATAGACTAATTAGAAGTAGGAGGAAATAATATGTTATACAATAATATTAGAAAAACTATAATGATGGGAATGGCTACAGCTATTATAGCTACAAGTTTTGGTGCTACAGCATTTGCAGGTGGATTTGATCAATCTTTTGAAGATTTTATGAGGGAAGATGTCAAAATAGATGGAGTTAGTGTAGAAGATTTACAATCATTAGAGAATATTTATGAAGAAGTCAAAAATGTTAAGCATGAAGAACGTAGAGAAATAATGATTGAATTTTACAA
The sequence above is a segment of the Tissierellales bacterium genome. Coding sequences within it:
- a CDS encoding HAMP domain-containing histidine kinase codes for the protein MNWKLGRLGSKLIAINVILIGILFVSQYLFQNVFLEKNYASYKKDKLLSSIEQYSSIRDDSKMLKAFKENLLERQNLTIFEMDSKFDTILGQASEMNYIDIKKEDGEIVRVETLFGREFFDSLEEGMNIEANAIEVEKNKKLLAVNLKLDDEVKSAFYTEETFYVEFSGEDDWIKSIQENDLKNREMPVVNIEATVIKGSVVAFKNTEGNLTRHNQIIQYYTKTKNLKGVTQKLDKIKYAGSEYLIGIKASDFGYITAITTVKPSRDIVDMFNDFNKYLIIVGVTSILGLIILYKKIITNPLSKINEVSQDIAVQNFENHLNIKTGDELETISNTINEMSDNLNENIENLKNAKMQIQKDYEKRIEIEENQKFLLMNISHDLKTPLTIVKGNLKAIKDGIYDMSYIEPTIDGVDEITNTLNEMLELTKIQSVGLNLRLELSDLGRLIYKVYDEMRGLANEKNIRVEFDIEETFIMMDEREMKKVIQNLISNAIKYSPHNESIFIKTNKIKDSFKFTIENTGVTIEEKAIDNIFDPFYRGDFSRDSKTKGNGLGLSIVKAVLDAHGYECSIYNREKSVVVEVED
- a CDS encoding anti-sigma factor domain-containing protein, translated to MRRGVVLELKDQYVIVLAEGNKYIKIKKKLGMKEGQVIYFFDDDLVEEHFSNVKKYIAMVAVLAILLVGIRHSAFDIFKIGNDLILPKDVYAVVSIDINPSIELELSENLSVKNAYYKNEEAKNLFSNDSLENKYYTLAIKDIITLAREDGYLSKDGAIMVSATINDEKLDANSELYNDIKRQIESIMTQEDDVSLVMVEGNLQDLKFAREEKTSLGKATIIHSMSDLTAEDKEEIKREKVKTLILDGKINDSNSELEYPSKNRGDALELEIPTEDQFITIIGNEYIDIEKLIGMGFDLDLNIEEGQGKVQRGEKEITLESKYLFAGMEGRRYILLKNVFDGFSIEYNYEGCDLRIKDGGKEFYLYYGNPGNKQRLEKKIKRWIYPMKLNSSRTEQIETSISDLIVIDGSEWLRKEFLEEKGFSFEKNGSNSLKVFYLGEERDVEVLFEQRVNDKIYYPAKEILELYGLKFRYKDANPSIFEIEIDGQIYDLKYEKID